Genomic window (Chloroflexi bacterium ADurb.Bin180):
AGTCTCGCCAGGTTGTTACAACCTGGCGAGGTGGTGTCGCTACTTTGACCCGTATCACGTTGCGCCGTGGACAAAAAGCAACTCTATGACAAACGGTAAGGTATCACGATTCTGGTGCTGGGAGCCCGTGCTGTTCTTCGGCGAGAAGTGGGCCCGCAGGAGACCGAACGACATATTTGAGTTTCCCATCGGCCAGCAAGCGGAGGTGGCAAATCATCCGTGCCCCAAGCCGCTCAAGATGTGGGTTGACCTGTTGGAGAACTACAGCGAGGAGGGCGACATTGTGGCCGATGGCTTTGACGGTTCAGGCACAACGCTTGTCGCCGCCGAGCAGACTGGCCGCATCTGCTACGGGATGGAGATCGAGCCGAAGTACTGCGCGGTGACGCTGGAGCGCCTTGCGGGGATGGGCCTAGAGCCGTTGCGGATTTTGACCAATGGGTAGACAGTACAACGCCAAGCAATTCATAGACGCGATACCGGCCAGCGCGGGGATCATCACGACCATCGCCAAGCGTGTCGGCTGTTCCTGGCACACGGCCAAGAAATACATCGAGGCGATGCCGACGCTGAGGCAAGCGTACCAGGATGAGTGCGAGGCGATTCTGGACATGGCCGAGTCGAAGCTATACAAGGCGGTCCAGGACGGCGACCTGCAAGCGGTCAAGTACATTCTGGCAACGAAGGGCAAGCGACGCGGATACACAGAGAAGCTAGAGCTAGAGCAGTCAGGGGAAATGCGAGTGCGCGTGACGTGGGCAGATGATGACGGGGCTGGAAATTGATCTGCCACCTCTGCACGCCGGTCAACGAGAGGTGCGCGATCATCCGGCGCGATTCAAAGTTGTCGCTGCTGGCCGTCGCTGGCGCAAGACCTCTCTGGGCGTGCTGATATGCACGAACTTGGCGTTACGGGGCAAGCGGGCCTGGTGGGTAGGGCCGACGTTTCCCGTTGCGTCGATTGGCTGGAGGATGCTACGCCATATTGCAATTCAGATACCGGGCGTGGTGATTCACGAAAGCGATCGCAGGATAGACTACCCAGGGCCGGGTGGTTGGGCACAGGTCAAGTCGGCTCACGATCCCGACTCATTACGCGGCGAAGGGCTTGACTACGCGGTGATGGACGAATGTGCGTTTGCTGCTGAGCGGGCCTGGACAGAGGGCATACGCCCGGCATTGTCTGACCGGCTAGGCGGCGCGTTGTTTCTCAGTACACCGAAGGGCAGAAATTGGTTCTGGCAGATGTGGCTACGCGGCCAGTCTAACGATGATCCCGAGTGGAAGAGCTGGCGATTCACGACGGCAGATAATCCGAACATCAGTGGAGCAGAGGTCGAGGCAGCAAAGCGGATGCTCCCCGAAAGCGTGTTCCGGCAAGAGTTTGAGGCCGAGTTCTTGGAGGATGCCGGGTCAGTGTTCCGCAAGGTGACCGAGGCGATGACAGCACAACCGGCGGCATCGGCTGAGGGCACGCGCTTTGGCGTAGACTGGGGCAAGCACGCCGACTTTACGTGCATCACCGTCCTTGACCGCAGCGGGCAGATGATAGCATGGGACAGGTTCAATCAGATTGACTACACAGTCCAGACGCAACGGCTCAAGGCGATGGCAGACGTGTACAAGCCGTCGGTGATCGTGGCCGAGTCCAACGCGATGGGTGAGCCGATTATTGAGCAGCTACGGCGGGACAATCTGCCAGTCGTGAGCTTTGCGACTACGGCAGCGAGCAAGGCGCAGATGGTAGAGGGGCTTGCCCTGGCCTTTGAGAAGGGCGAGATCAAGATTCTGCCCGAGCCGGTATTGGTCAACGAATTGCAGGCTTTCGAGATGACGCGGCTGCCTGGTGGCGGGATTCGCTACGCAGCGCCGGAAGGGTTGCACGATGACTGTGTAATCAGCCTGGCGCTGGCATGGTGGGGCACGTCACGGGCGCTGACTGGGAGTCTCATGGCATGAGAATACAAGACAGAATCAAAGCGGCTCTGCGAGCGTGGAAAGTTGGGCCTGGCGTTGCCGATACCTGGGCGTCAACGTGGGGCAAGTCTAGCGACGACTACCAACCTGCCGAGTATGTGGACTACCTTGCCACGTCGAATGCGGTCTATGTCTGTGCCAACTTGCGGGCGAACCTATTGTCATCGTTGCCGGTGCGACTGTACCGCGCCAATAGCGCCGGGGATGAGACAGAGGTCACGCAGGGCGAGCTGTACGAACTGCTGAAGACGCCGAACCCGCACTACACGCTGGCACGCCTGGTCAAGATCACCGAGCTTTCGCTGTGTCTGTGGGGCGAGGCGTTTTGGTGTCTGGAGCGTGGGTCAGCAGGACGCCAGTTGCCGAAGGAAGTTTGGTGGGCGCGTGCTGACAAGATGAAGGTCTTCCCCGATCCTGTCAACTACATATCCGGCTTTGGCTACGACAGCGGCGGCGGCGACCTCATTCGTTTCCAGCCGGGCGAAGTCGTGTGGCTGCGCTTTGCCAATCCTGCTGACGAGTACGAAGGACTAGCGCCACTGGCTGCGGCAAGACTGGCAGCGGACGTGGCGTCATCGGCCATGAAGTCAAACAAGGCCATATTCGACAACGGCCTGCAGATCGGCGGCATCTTGTCACCGCCGAAGGATCAGCTGTTCACCGAGGACCAGGCCAAAGACCTGGAGCGCGACTTGACCAGGCGCTTTCAGGGAACGGACAAGGCGCACCGTGTAGCCGTGCTGCGCTTTCAGGCCGAGTGGCAGCGGCCAGAGTTGACGCCTGCTGACGCTCAATTCTCTGAGGCGCTGCGGTTCTCGCTCGAAGAGGTGGCGCGTGCGTTCTCTGTGCCGCTTGACTTCATAGGCGGCCAGCGCACCTATGAGAACGTCGACGCGGCAAACAAGGCGATTTGGACGCATTGCATCCTGCCAGAAGCGCACTTTGTCGAGGATGAGCTGAACCGTCAGCTTGTGCCGCTGTTTCCTGGCGTGACGCGGCTGGAGTTCGATAGTAGCCAGGTCGAGGCCTTGCAGGAAGACCGGGCTGAGTTGGTGCAGCAGATGACGGCGCTGTACCAGATGGGCGTGCCGCTCAACAATCTGCTAGACGAGTATATGCCGCAACTGAAGCCGAGCGCCGAGGGCTTTGAGTGGGGCAACGATCCCGCGCACAAGCTCAACGCGCCTCCAGCGCCGATTGTCGTGCCGCCTGCTCCTGCGGCTGAGAAGCCAGCCGAGGCAGCACCGCCGTCTGAGCCGCCCGCCGAGCCTGGGCGCACGATACACAAGCGGGCAGTCAAGCGCATTGAGTACGGCTCGCCCGAGCATCATCGTCTGTGGTCGCATTTTGTCCGACAGGCGTCGCGTTGGGAAGAAGAGGTCAAGCGCGTAGTCGTTGCCCTATTCGAGCGACAGCGCGACAGTATTCTGGACAAAATGAAAGCCCGCAAGCAGCTCGAAGAGAGTGAGCTTGACAAGTGGTTCTCTGTATCCTACTGGGTAGGCGAGAGCAAAAAGGCGATTCAAGCCGTGCTCAAGCGCGTAGTCGAAGATGGCGGCAAGGACGCGCTGGAATTGCTAGGGCTTGACCTGTCGTTTGACGTGACTGACCCACGGGTGACGGCGTTCATCACGGGCCGGGCGCAGCGGTTCGCATCCCTAGTGACTGACACGACCTGGCAACTGCTCAAGGACACGCTCAACGAAGGAATGAAGGAAGGCGAGAGCATCCCAGAGCTGGCCGACAGGGTGCGCGAACTCATGGGCGACAGGATCGAATCGAGCGCCGAGACGATAGCCCGCACCGAGGTCATCGGGGCGTCCAACGGCGGCACAATGGAAGCCTGGAAACAGTCAGGCGTGGTCAAGGGCAAGACGTGGCTGAGCGCACTCGATGACAGGACACGCGGCCAAGACCCCAAAGACGAGTTCAATCACTACGACTGTCACGGTGAGACGGTAGCCATTGACGAGCCGTTTGTCGGTACAAACGAAGACCTGATGTACCCAGGCGACGAGGCGGGATCGGCAGGGAACGTGATCAACTGCCGCTGCACGATGACCGCTGTCCTGGACATTGACTGGCCGGAAGATGAGCAATAAGCGGAGGCAACTATGAGCGATGTAAAACCAGATGCGGAGCAGTTGGCACAGTTTGCGCGGGCGTATGTCCTGACCAG
Coding sequences:
- a CDS encoding Terminase-like family protein, which encodes MMTGLEIDLPPLHAGQREVRDHPARFKVVAAGRRWRKTSLGVLICTNLALRGKRAWWVGPTFPVASIGWRMLRHIAIQIPGVVIHESDRRIDYPGPGGWAQVKSAHDPDSLRGEGLDYAVMDECAFAAERAWTEGIRPALSDRLGGALFLSTPKGRNWFWQMWLRGQSNDDPEWKSWRFTTADNPNISGAEVEAAKRMLPESVFRQEFEAEFLEDAGSVFRKVTEAMTAQPAASAEGTRFGVDWGKHADFTCITVLDRSGQMIAWDRFNQIDYTVQTQRLKAMADVYKPSVIVAESNAMGEPIIEQLRRDNLPVVSFATTAASKAQMVEGLALAFEKGEIKILPEPVLVNELQAFEMTRLPGGGIRYAAPEGLHDDCVISLALAWWGTSRALTGSLMA
- a CDS encoding Phage portal protein — encoded protein: MRIQDRIKAALRAWKVGPGVADTWASTWGKSSDDYQPAEYVDYLATSNAVYVCANLRANLLSSLPVRLYRANSAGDETEVTQGELYELLKTPNPHYTLARLVKITELSLCLWGEAFWCLERGSAGRQLPKEVWWARADKMKVFPDPVNYISGFGYDSGGGDLIRFQPGEVVWLRFANPADEYEGLAPLAAARLAADVASSAMKSNKAIFDNGLQIGGILSPPKDQLFTEDQAKDLERDLTRRFQGTDKAHRVAVLRFQAEWQRPELTPADAQFSEALRFSLEEVARAFSVPLDFIGGQRTYENVDAANKAIWTHCILPEAHFVEDELNRQLVPLFPGVTRLEFDSSQVEALQEDRAELVQQMTALYQMGVPLNNLLDEYMPQLKPSAEGFEWGNDPAHKLNAPPAPIVVPPAPAAEKPAEAAPPSEPPAEPGRTIHKRAVKRIEYGSPEHHRLWSHFVRQASRWEEEVKRVVVALFERQRDSILDKMKARKQLEESELDKWFSVSYWVGESKKAIQAVLKRVVEDGGKDALELLGLDLSFDVTDPRVTAFITGRAQRFASLVTDTTWQLLKDTLNEGMKEGESIPELADRVRELMGDRIESSAETIARTEVIGASNGGTMEAWKQSGVVKGKTWLSALDDRTRGQDPKDEFNHYDCHGETVAIDEPFVGTNEDLMYPGDEAGSAGNVINCRCTMTAVLDIDWPEDEQ